The Equus caballus isolate H_3958 breed thoroughbred chromosome 13, TB-T2T, whole genome shotgun sequence genome includes a window with the following:
- the ZNF75A gene encoding zinc finger protein 75A isoform X7, whose translation MMTVDLKVAEYLNPQIRALWETKGSVTESSSQSKKYTSQMDSLSPEISRQHFRNFHYDEAAGPHEAVSQLQELCSQWLRPEIHSKEKILELLVLEQFLTILPRDIQTGVKKHHLQGIEEAVALVEHLQKESGQTRNGVAVHELRKEAVLLGETAEAPGFNLKPAESQPVSQDEEFWNTYQGLQEQLSKNTHKETEPVCERAVPAHQILASPEQTNTKDWTVAPELVLPESQSLLTFEEVAMYFSQEEWELLDPTQKALYNDVMQENYETLISLAVPAHQILASPEQTNTKDWTMAPELVLPESQSLLTFEEVAMYFSQEEWELLDPTQKALYNDVMQENYETLISLALFVLPKPKVISCLEQGEDPWVQGSPEFNDRPRELPTAKEVF comes from the exons ATGATGACAGTAGATCTAAAGGTGGCTGAGTATTTGAACCCTCAGATCAGGGCTCTGTGGGAGACCAAGGGATCTGTGACAGAGAGCTCCAGTCAGAGTAAGAAATATACCTCACAAATGGACAGTCTCAGTCCCGAGATCTCTCGCCAGCACTTCCGGAACTTCCATTATGATGAGGCAGCTGGACCCCACGAGGCTGTGAGTCAGCTTCAGGAATTATGCTCTCAGTGGCTGAGGCCAGAGATCCACTCAAAAGAGAAGATCTTGGAACTGTTGGTGCTAGAGCAATTCCTGACCATTCTGCCCAGGGACATCCAGACCGGAGTAAAGAAGCACCATCTCCAGGGCATTGAGGAGGCTGTGGCCCTCGTAGAACACTTGCAGAAGGAATCTGGTCAAACGAGAAATGGG GTTGCAGTCCATGAGCTGAGAAAAGAGGCAGTGCTCTTGGGAGAAACAGCAGAGGCCCCAGGCTTCAATCTGAAGCCAGCAGAGTCCCAGCCAGTGTCCCAGGATGAAGAATTTTGGAATACATACCAGGGTCTACAAGAACAGCTGAGCAAGAATACTCATAAAGAAACTGAGCCTGTATGTGAGAGGG CTGTGCCTGCTCACCAGATCCTAGCCTCTCCTGAGCAGACAAACACCAAAGACTGGACAGTGGCACCTGAGCTCGTCCTGCCTGAGTCTCAG AGCTTGTTGACATTTGAAGAAGTGGCCATGTATTTTTCCCAGGAAGAATGGGAGTTACTGGATCCCACTCAGAAGGCCCTCTACAATGACGTAATGCAAGAAAACTATGAGACTCTCATCTCTCTAG CTGTGCCTGCTCACCAGATCCTAGCCTCTCCTGAGCAGACAAACACCAAAGACTGGACAATGGCACCTGAGCTTGTCCTGCCTGAGTCTCAG AGCTTGTTGACATTTGAAGAAGTGGCCATGTATTTTTCCCAGGAAGAATGGGAGTTACTGGATCCCACTCAGAAGGCCCTCTACAATGATGTAATGCAAGAAAACTATGAGACTCTCATCTCTCTAG CATTATTTGTGCTCCCCAAACCTAAAGTGATCTCCTGTCTGGAGCAAGGAGAAGACCCCTGGGTTCAAGGATCCCCAGAATTCAACGACCGTCCCAGAGAGCTGCCTACAG CAAAAGAGGTGTTCTGA
- the ZNF75A gene encoding zinc finger protein 75A isoform X2, whose protein sequence is MMTVDLKVAEYLNPQIRALWETKGSVTESSSQSKKYTSQMDSLSPEISRQHFRNFHYDEAAGPHEAVSQLQELCSQWLRPEIHSKEKILELLVLEQFLTILPRDIQTGVKKHHLQGIEEAVALVEHLQKESGQTRNGVAVHELRKEAVLLGETAEAPGFNLKPAESQPVSQDEEFWNTYQGLQEQLSKNTHKETEPVCERAVPAHQILASPEQTNTKDWTVAPELVLPESQSLLTFEEVAMYFSQEEWELLDPTQKALYNDVMQENYETLISLAVPAHQILASPEQTNTKDWTMAPELVLPESQSLLTFEEVAMYFSQEEWELLDPTQKALYNDVMQENYETLISLALFVLPKPKVISCLEQGEDPWVQGSPEFNDRPRELPTGLKLKNNTENQQPVCLSDLEIQAPGDIVSKKTRVKVPQKTTGKENHGDTHRVGKWHQDFPVKKRKKLSTWKQELLKLMDLHKKERAAEKPFKCQECGKSFRVSSDLIKHQRIHTEEKPYKCQQCDKRFRWSSDLNKHLTTHQGIKPYKCSWCGKSFSQNTNLHTHQRTHTGEKPFTCHECGKKFSQNSHLIKHRRTHTGEQPYTCSICRRNFSRRSSLLRHQKLHQ, encoded by the exons ATGATGACAGTAGATCTAAAGGTGGCTGAGTATTTGAACCCTCAGATCAGGGCTCTGTGGGAGACCAAGGGATCTGTGACAGAGAGCTCCAGTCAGAGTAAGAAATATACCTCACAAATGGACAGTCTCAGTCCCGAGATCTCTCGCCAGCACTTCCGGAACTTCCATTATGATGAGGCAGCTGGACCCCACGAGGCTGTGAGTCAGCTTCAGGAATTATGCTCTCAGTGGCTGAGGCCAGAGATCCACTCAAAAGAGAAGATCTTGGAACTGTTGGTGCTAGAGCAATTCCTGACCATTCTGCCCAGGGACATCCAGACCGGAGTAAAGAAGCACCATCTCCAGGGCATTGAGGAGGCTGTGGCCCTCGTAGAACACTTGCAGAAGGAATCTGGTCAAACGAGAAATGGG GTTGCAGTCCATGAGCTGAGAAAAGAGGCAGTGCTCTTGGGAGAAACAGCAGAGGCCCCAGGCTTCAATCTGAAGCCAGCAGAGTCCCAGCCAGTGTCCCAGGATGAAGAATTTTGGAATACATACCAGGGTCTACAAGAACAGCTGAGCAAGAATACTCATAAAGAAACTGAGCCTGTATGTGAGAGGG CTGTGCCTGCTCACCAGATCCTAGCCTCTCCTGAGCAGACAAACACCAAAGACTGGACAGTGGCACCTGAGCTCGTCCTGCCTGAGTCTCAG AGCTTGTTGACATTTGAAGAAGTGGCCATGTATTTTTCCCAGGAAGAATGGGAGTTACTGGATCCCACTCAGAAGGCCCTCTACAATGACGTAATGCAAGAAAACTATGAGACTCTCATCTCTCTAG CTGTGCCTGCTCACCAGATCCTAGCCTCTCCTGAGCAGACAAACACCAAAGACTGGACAATGGCACCTGAGCTTGTCCTGCCTGAGTCTCAG AGCTTGTTGACATTTGAAGAAGTGGCCATGTATTTTTCCCAGGAAGAATGGGAGTTACTGGATCCCACTCAGAAGGCCCTCTACAATGATGTAATGCAAGAAAACTATGAGACTCTCATCTCTCTAG CATTATTTGTGCTCCCCAAACCTAAAGTGATCTCCTGTCTGGAGCAAGGAGAAGACCCCTGGGTTCAAGGATCCCCAGAATTCAACGACCGTCCCAGAGAGCTGCCTACAG ggttaaaactaaaaaataacacTGAAAATCAACAGCCTGTATGTCTTTCTGACTTAGAAATACAAGCACCAGGAGACATAGTTTCAAAAAAGACCAGAGTGAAAGTTCCTCAGAAAACAACGGGCAAGGAAAATCATGGTGATACTCACAGGGTGGGGAAGTGGCACCAAGATTTTccagtgaagaaaagaaagaaactttcaaCCTGGAAACAAGAGCTGCTGAAACTTATGGATCTTCACAAGAAAGAGCGTGCAGCAGAGAAGCCTTTTAAATGCCAGGAATGTGGGAAAAGCTTCAGAGTTAGCTCTGACCTTATTAAGCACCAAAGAATTCACACTGAAGAGAAGCCATATAAATGTCAGCAGTGTGATAAGAGGTTTAGATGGAGTTCAGATCTTAATAAGCACTTAACAACACACCAGGGAATAAAACCATATAAATGCTCATGGTGTGGGAAAAGCTTCAGTCAAAATACAAATCTCCATACACaccaaagaactcacactggagagaagccctttaCATGTCATGAATGTGGAAAAAAATTCAGTCAGAATTCCCATCTTATTAAACACCGGAGAACCCACACAGGTGAGCAGCCTTACACTTGTAGCATATGCAGGCGAAACTTCAGCAGGCGGTCAAGCCTTCTTAGACACCAGAAACTCCACCAGTGA
- the ZNF75A gene encoding zinc finger protein 75A isoform X3 encodes MMTVDLKVAEYLNPQIRALWETKGSVTESSSQSKKYTSQMDSLSPEISRQHFRNFHYDEAAGPHEAVSQLQELCSQWLRPEIHSKEKILELLVLEQFLTILPRDIQTGVKKHHLQGIEEAVALVEHLQKESGQTRNGVAVHELRKEAVLLGETAEAPGFNLKPAESQPVSQDEEFWNTYQGLQEQLSKNTHKETEPVCERAVPAHQILASPEQTNTKDWTVAPELVLPESQSLLTFEEVAMYFSQEEWELLDPTQKALYNDVMQENYETLISLALFVLPKPKVISCLEQGEDPWVQGSPEFNDRPRELPTGLKLKNNTENQQPVCLSDLEIQAPGDIVSKKTRVKVPQKTTGKENHGDTHRVGKWHQDFPVKKRKKLSTWKQELLKLMDLHKKERAAEKPFKCQECGKSFRVSSDLIKHQRIHTEEKPYKCQQCDKRFRWSSDLNKHLTTHQGIKPYKCSWCGKSFSQNTNLHTHQRTHTGEKPFTCHECGKKFSQNSHLIKHRRTHTGEQPYTCSICRRNFSRRSSLLRHQKLHQ; translated from the exons ATGATGACAGTAGATCTAAAGGTGGCTGAGTATTTGAACCCTCAGATCAGGGCTCTGTGGGAGACCAAGGGATCTGTGACAGAGAGCTCCAGTCAGAGTAAGAAATATACCTCACAAATGGACAGTCTCAGTCCCGAGATCTCTCGCCAGCACTTCCGGAACTTCCATTATGATGAGGCAGCTGGACCCCACGAGGCTGTGAGTCAGCTTCAGGAATTATGCTCTCAGTGGCTGAGGCCAGAGATCCACTCAAAAGAGAAGATCTTGGAACTGTTGGTGCTAGAGCAATTCCTGACCATTCTGCCCAGGGACATCCAGACCGGAGTAAAGAAGCACCATCTCCAGGGCATTGAGGAGGCTGTGGCCCTCGTAGAACACTTGCAGAAGGAATCTGGTCAAACGAGAAATGGG GTTGCAGTCCATGAGCTGAGAAAAGAGGCAGTGCTCTTGGGAGAAACAGCAGAGGCCCCAGGCTTCAATCTGAAGCCAGCAGAGTCCCAGCCAGTGTCCCAGGATGAAGAATTTTGGAATACATACCAGGGTCTACAAGAACAGCTGAGCAAGAATACTCATAAAGAAACTGAGCCTGTATGTGAGAGGG CTGTGCCTGCTCACCAGATCCTAGCCTCTCCTGAGCAGACAAACACCAAAGACTGGACAGTGGCACCTGAGCTCGTCCTGCCTGAGTCTCAG AGCTTGTTGACATTTGAAGAAGTGGCCATGTATTTTTCCCAGGAAGAATGGGAGTTACTGGATCCCACTCAGAAGGCCCTCTACAATGACGTAATGCAAGAAAACTATGAGACTCTCATCTCTCTAG CATTATTTGTGCTCCCCAAACCTAAAGTGATCTCCTGTCTGGAGCAAGGAGAAGACCCCTGGGTTCAAGGATCCCCAGAATTCAACGACCGTCCCAGAGAGCTGCCTACAG ggttaaaactaaaaaataacacTGAAAATCAACAGCCTGTATGTCTTTCTGACTTAGAAATACAAGCACCAGGAGACATAGTTTCAAAAAAGACCAGAGTGAAAGTTCCTCAGAAAACAACGGGCAAGGAAAATCATGGTGATACTCACAGGGTGGGGAAGTGGCACCAAGATTTTccagtgaagaaaagaaagaaactttcaaCCTGGAAACAAGAGCTGCTGAAACTTATGGATCTTCACAAGAAAGAGCGTGCAGCAGAGAAGCCTTTTAAATGCCAGGAATGTGGGAAAAGCTTCAGAGTTAGCTCTGACCTTATTAAGCACCAAAGAATTCACACTGAAGAGAAGCCATATAAATGTCAGCAGTGTGATAAGAGGTTTAGATGGAGTTCAGATCTTAATAAGCACTTAACAACACACCAGGGAATAAAACCATATAAATGCTCATGGTGTGGGAAAAGCTTCAGTCAAAATACAAATCTCCATACACaccaaagaactcacactggagagaagccctttaCATGTCATGAATGTGGAAAAAAATTCAGTCAGAATTCCCATCTTATTAAACACCGGAGAACCCACACAGGTGAGCAGCCTTACACTTGTAGCATATGCAGGCGAAACTTCAGCAGGCGGTCAAGCCTTCTTAGACACCAGAAACTCCACCAGTGA
- the ZNF75A gene encoding zinc finger protein 75A isoform X6 translates to MMTVDLKVAEYLNPQIRALWETKGSVTESSSQSKKYTSQMDSLSPEISRQHFRNFHYDEAAGPHEAVSQLQELCSQWLRPEIHSKEKILELLVLEQFLTILPRDIQTGVKKHHLQGIEEAVALVEHLQKESGQTRNGVAVHELRKEAVLLGETAEAPGFNLKPAESQPVSQDEEFWNTYQGLQEQLSKNTHKETEPVCERAVPAHQILASPEQTNTKDWTVAPELVLPESQSLLTFEEVAMYFSQEEWELLDPTQKALYNDVMQENYETLISLAVPAHQILASPEQTNTKDWTMAPELVLPESQSLLTFEEVAMYFSQEEWELLDPTQKALYNDVMQENYETLISLALFVLPKPKVISCLEQGEDPWVQGSPEFNDRPRELPTDPTFNNSTKEMVHFDELQRIFRVL, encoded by the exons ATGATGACAGTAGATCTAAAGGTGGCTGAGTATTTGAACCCTCAGATCAGGGCTCTGTGGGAGACCAAGGGATCTGTGACAGAGAGCTCCAGTCAGAGTAAGAAATATACCTCACAAATGGACAGTCTCAGTCCCGAGATCTCTCGCCAGCACTTCCGGAACTTCCATTATGATGAGGCAGCTGGACCCCACGAGGCTGTGAGTCAGCTTCAGGAATTATGCTCTCAGTGGCTGAGGCCAGAGATCCACTCAAAAGAGAAGATCTTGGAACTGTTGGTGCTAGAGCAATTCCTGACCATTCTGCCCAGGGACATCCAGACCGGAGTAAAGAAGCACCATCTCCAGGGCATTGAGGAGGCTGTGGCCCTCGTAGAACACTTGCAGAAGGAATCTGGTCAAACGAGAAATGGG GTTGCAGTCCATGAGCTGAGAAAAGAGGCAGTGCTCTTGGGAGAAACAGCAGAGGCCCCAGGCTTCAATCTGAAGCCAGCAGAGTCCCAGCCAGTGTCCCAGGATGAAGAATTTTGGAATACATACCAGGGTCTACAAGAACAGCTGAGCAAGAATACTCATAAAGAAACTGAGCCTGTATGTGAGAGGG CTGTGCCTGCTCACCAGATCCTAGCCTCTCCTGAGCAGACAAACACCAAAGACTGGACAGTGGCACCTGAGCTCGTCCTGCCTGAGTCTCAG AGCTTGTTGACATTTGAAGAAGTGGCCATGTATTTTTCCCAGGAAGAATGGGAGTTACTGGATCCCACTCAGAAGGCCCTCTACAATGACGTAATGCAAGAAAACTATGAGACTCTCATCTCTCTAG CTGTGCCTGCTCACCAGATCCTAGCCTCTCCTGAGCAGACAAACACCAAAGACTGGACAATGGCACCTGAGCTTGTCCTGCCTGAGTCTCAG AGCTTGTTGACATTTGAAGAAGTGGCCATGTATTTTTCCCAGGAAGAATGGGAGTTACTGGATCCCACTCAGAAGGCCCTCTACAATGATGTAATGCAAGAAAACTATGAGACTCTCATCTCTCTAG CATTATTTGTGCTCCCCAAACCTAAAGTGATCTCCTGTCTGGAGCAAGGAGAAGACCCCTGGGTTCAAGGATCCCCAGAATTCAACGACCGTCCCAGAGAGCTGCCTACAG